The Ziziphus jujuba cultivar Dongzao chromosome 5, ASM3175591v1 genome segment ATCCAAGGCAGAATCTAAAAGCAAATTTTTAGCACACCAAGAAATGGCATTTGAATCTATCTGAATCAAAGAAGCATAAAAAGAACCCATTCAAGAATATTTGATGGGAAAGAGGAAATGAACTTCATTGATAAAAAGAAGTACTCAAATAGCTCAATCAATGAATTAATCCATCCCCAAGCAAaaataagttataaaaaaaaaaaaaaaaaaaaaggaacaagaaCAGACCTGGAAACCATGGCAGCTATAGCACCAGCCCACAAATGCTTGGTGGTATTCATGGCACGGCCTCCCCGTACCTTAACTTTCTCCTCCTTCATCTCCTCAACCACGGCCTCCTCGGATCCCTCATATCCGTTTTGAAATTCACACCGCTTCGTTTCCCCAACAATCGGACCGCTCTTCAAACTCACGGACAAGAACCCACCACCAACCACCACTCTATATCTACAAGCAGACAACGAAACAGAACCCGAACCCGAATTCGAAGCTCCAATTGCATGGTGTTTTCTAGGTGAGACTGAGAGAAGAAAGGATTCGGAAATTGTGGGCTCGAGAAACAAGCCACCGCTAACAAAGAAAGCcgaatttgaagaaaaagaaaatggggtTCGAGATACTCCGTCCGAGACCGTGTAATCGCTAGAGCAGAAGAGCTCTGACCCCTGCAtttttataaatagaaattggatttttatttaggGTTGGGATTTTTGGGTCTTGTTATTGATGGAGTGTAGAGGAATGGGTTTGGAGAATAGGAGGGATAATAATGTAAATGGGATTGGGAGCAGAAGCTTCAGGTTTGGATAAAAATGGCGGATGCGGCAGCTTTGCTTCCATCGCCGCATGCGCATTGTGCATTTTTTCTGCTCCCTCCTCAGCTCACTCCACTCTTATTCTTGGCTATTTctaatttgttttcattttttttttctttttctaatttttcgaTTTTCGATTTTATCACTATTTTTTTCCACTGTTGCCATGCgtttcaccattttttttattttttattttttatttttttggtgagtcACTACCATTATCGGATTGCCGGTTAGAGAAGCGGTTCGGTATTTTTGACGTAAGATTTTACATTTATAACAACATTACAGTCACAAAACGACATTcgttttatatcatttttctttttctttttctttttttcttttgtgttttttattaaaaaatatcagagttttttttttttttaaacttttctttTAACACATTTGTTCTGTAAAATTTTGACATGTAAATTgttacattttatataaatacaaataattagattatatctcatatttatatattttcatatctcaatttatatctgaatttttttttaaataaaatacattaaaaacaACTAATATTACAATGATGTATAGGGTGATGTCAACATGCATATCAAGTTAATGCTTCTATAAATAGCTAGCCTCATCCATTTGCAAtggatatgaaaaagaaaaacaaatcaaaattggATAGAATAGAAAAATGCTTGAAGTGAGGTGTTGAAAGTTTCACAAATTGCCAAAAACTCTTACTTCTTTTCTTAGCTTGTATTTGAAAATACTTTGATATAAAATATTCTAActatttccaaaatatttttctcttcaaTTTCTAACCGTTCTACAATTTAGAAACTTACTAATCGATTCAATCAAGAATTAATATGTTTCCTTGTAAATAAAGAATACTCCACGAAATTCAATAGCTTTATAATTAATAAGCAAAAAATTAAGAACCCATTGAATACTATCAGGTGCTAACTACGGAACCAAATCATGACTagtaataaaagataaaatcaaTTCCTGATAAATAAACTATACTCCAACAAATTAAatagttttataattaaaaaaaagaagaagaagaaactcaATGAATATTAAGAAACTTaccagaaaagaaaatgaaagcttggataaaaaattgaataattagaAAGTTAAATTAAAGTGTACCTGAAGATGGAGAAGAAAACTTCAAACTCAAATGGTGCagtgttttatttttctctttgttaaatttatctataaaaaattattacatttttatgtaaatacaaataattagaTTATCtgatatttacatattttcgtatctcaaattatatttgaatttcttatatttatataaaacctTCAAAAAAGCTAATTATTACGATGATGTAGAGGgtgattttataatatttaaaaaatacaatgatATTTATGTAAAACTGGCAAAATAATCGAGAATGTTTGTTTAGTTTTCCTTTTTGATGAACTATATatgattaacaaaataaaaataaaaaacataaaaaggagAAGAATTTCTGTTAACGATTAATGTGATCTACCTAATAGCAAACAGAACTGCATGTACCACTTTAAAGcattaaatccattttttcaaGCAACGGAATTacattgttttggttttttcaatatttatgatCCAACATCCTTTATGCGTAGACAAAAGAAACAACATCTGtttaagctttaaaaaaaaaaaagaaaaaaagaagaaacaacaTCTAATATACATCCTATTATAAGAATATatgtgtgtttatatatatatatatatatgtacgtccTACTAAATAAAATGAAGCGTAATTTTTCTAACTGTATGGTCTAATCGCTACACATCAGAAATTTGTggtacatctttttttttttttttaatataaattataaactgCTTCACAAAAAAATtccagttatatatatatatatatatatatttcttttttctttttgaaacaaAGTTATATATATCTAGTCCTTGTTGCATGTCTATTTATCCCAATTGAAATTGCAAcagcagcaaataaaaataatcacacTGATAATCTTATTCCTCTCCATAAATCCAAAGATGTACCaaaagtaaaaatgaaaaaccaaaagCACCTTCATccaactcaaaaataaaaaaattcaaatgacATATGTAAAGAAAGAGTATTATAATATAATCTTCATTAACGATCTAATTAAAATccatcaggaaaaaaaaaaaaaaaaaaaaaaaacgacctTATTGAGAAAAAGTAATAACTGCCTCACGTGATAGGCACCTATAAATACCGTCCACGCTATATTTTGGCgctcaatttattttcaatcgcCTTACGGTCTGAAATTCAAAGCTAGTTCGCAGAGCTCCAGAGGATCAGAGCCAGAGAGTTTCTGGCAAAATTGTAGGAATTTGTCTGCGCGATCGATTTTCGAACTCGGAAAATGCAAAAGCTAGGGTTTGCAAACATGAAGAGCTTGGACCAGCTCAAATCGCTCTCGACATCGGTATCCGGGAAAGCGAAGACCTTCGCATTCTCTTCCCGTCCTCCGGATACGATATCTTCAGGCAGTTTCACGAATTTGAAGCTCACTGCAGGTTTTTTATCGCAAGCGTTTGGTTTTTCGGTTGAATTTTCTCTGCTGAAATTCTTCTCAAAATCTGTGTTGTTTGATTTCTTATTTTAGAGAAATTGGTAAAAGAGCAAGCTTCCGTGAAGACTGATCTGGAAATGGCGgtatttctctctcttcctctctctctgtaTCTGAATGCATGCATatgattgtttttatttatctatttttctgCATTGATCAATGGATCGTGATCGTTAcggtttaattaaaatttttcagtgcggtgattttgatttgttaaatactatgaaaatatattaaaaaaaatgcagaacAATAAGCTGAAAAAATCACTGGAGCACATTCGTGCATTAGAGGAGAAATTGCAAAATGCCTTTAACGAAAACGCTAAGCTTAAGGTGAAGCAGAAGGAAGACGACAAGTTGTGGAATGGATTAGAGTCTAAATTTTCTTCAACTAAGACCCTGTGTGATCAACTTACTGAAACCTTACAGCACCTGTCCAGTCAGGTTCATGATGGTACTAATTATCCAAACTCTGGTGCCTTTCAAAATTTGCTTATATCGATGTTATTGTTAATGCAACAAAGAACAAAGAGTACTAATTGTATTATGCCTGCTTTAACAGCTGAAAAAGATAAGGAGTTCTTTGAAGGACAACTATCTGCAAGTGCTGTAGCTGTTGAGGGTTTGAATCAACAGATGAATGGTCTCTCTCTTAAATTGGAAAATGCAGAGGAAACTATTAGAAACCGTAAgtttttttcattattctttCCTATTTCCTGATAAAAGTATTGAGTCTCTATTATTTTACAGATAATGCAATGTATATCTGCTCTTTAAAAAGTTGAAGTCGATTACCGTTTCTTTTGTAAACCACTGCATTCATTTATAGTATTTCAAATTGCCAATTTGGTTCAAATTCCAATTGCAGGTGAAAAGGAGCTGGAGGTACTGAAGAttgaaaaagaagagagagaaacttTTTTTAGAGATGAACACAGTAGAGCTGCCAATCTCATAAAGGAAAaaggtaaaatatttttcacGCGCTTGAGATTTTATACAAGTTTCATTTCCAACTAAATGGTTTTAGGTTACATTGATCCTCAGGAAAACTATTAAGTCCAAATTTGTTCTACGTCTTGTGTAGTGAGAACGTGTACTATATGACATGTGCTTCATACATTAGTCTTTCCTTACTTTGAGAAGTCTTTCATGTAAATTACTTTGGATTTGGTTCTTCCATAAATTGAAACTTGACTatattaatttacattttataaGTTCTTATCATCTCTTTGGTCATTGTCACCATCATCATTGTTGTGGCCTGTTGTTACTGTTATTCAATTTGGAATAAGCATTTTGGAGAACTGATTGAGATTGACTTATATTATAATTTCTCTATGttagttttatttatcaatCTCGAAAATTTATATGGCTTTCAGTTCTTCTGAAGCTCTGCACTTTTCATCATAGAATCTAATTAATCACTGCTCTAGAGTTTAAAGCTGGTACTTGTTACACAGCTTCTTGTTAATTTGCGTAATGTAATTGTTACAAGTAGTAGCTGTGGTTAGCagaataattaagaaaaagaaactaaaatggaaaaaaggaCTGACTATGCATCATTATTCTCATAGCAgaaaaaattagctttttgcAACAAAATCTTGTCTTTTTCTTGTGTAATTTATGGGTTTTATGTCCTTGGTAAGTCTGCAAAAATATTGTCGCTTTTGAAGAGTGGAAATGaacattctaaaattttaataatatatatgtatttgagtAATGTGCTCGAAATCATATGGCCTTTATACGGATTTACCTCTGAAGTATACTAAGGGCCATAATTTTCACAATGTTTTACTTCCTCTATAAAACATGTGTTTTCACAAAACCCCATGCTAAAGGAAATGTTAGTCCATTTAAACCAATTTCTTTTACTAAGTTGTGAGATTTGGAAATTGTCAGTGCAATTTGTCATTGATTATTGGGATCACTTTACAAAGGCActtcttttgttttgctttCCTGCAGACAACATGATAAAGAACTTTGAGGCAACTTTAGCAACTAATAGAGTGGCTACCGAGAGCTTGAACTCTAAATTGGTTGAGGTGAATCTTGAGTTGAAGTTAAAAGAAGATGAAATTAAACATTTGATAACCATTCAGGAGAACttggagaaagaaaagagtgaTATCAAATTCTGCAGTGATGACCTTGCCAAAAGATTGGACACATCTCTCCTTGAGATAAAAAATTTCGAAGCTGTTGTTCATATGTTGGGCATACAATTGGTTGAGTTGGATAGacaaagtttgaattttttggaTAAGTTTGATCGCCTAAACTTGCTTTATGACTCTTGCTTCAAGTTGGTCCAGCAGGAGAGAGACCTTGCTGCCAAGCATGCTCAGAAGCAGCATGATCAGCTTCATGATAAGTTCTTATGCATAAAATCAGAGAACAATGCACTAGAATTGGTAAATCAGGAACTGAACAACAAGGTCACTGAACTTCAGAAAGTACAGGAGTCTGTCATGATACAGCTTTCAGAGGAATGCCAAATGGCAAGGGAGAGGATCCAGAAGCTGGAGTCTGAAGCAAAAACTCTAGTTTCAAAAAAGATCGAAACAGAGATGTTGGTATCGAAATTAGAAGTTCAAATTGATACTCTGTCAGAAAGTTCAAGATCCTCTGAGAATCAAATGGTTTGCAATTTTTTTCAACTTA includes the following:
- the LOC107420852 gene encoding synaptonemal complex protein 1; amino-acid sequence: MQKLGFANMKSLDQLKSLSTSVSGKAKTFAFSSRPPDTISSGSFTNLKLTAEKLVKEQASVKTDLEMANNKLKKSLEHIRALEEKLQNAFNENAKLKVKQKEDDKLWNGLESKFSSTKTLCDQLTETLQHLSSQVHDAEKDKEFFEGQLSASAVAVEGLNQQMNGLSLKLENAEETIRNREKELEVLKIEKEERETFFRDEHSRAANLIKEKDNMIKNFEATLATNRVATESLNSKLVEVNLELKLKEDEIKHLITIQENLEKEKSDIKFCSDDLAKRLDTSLLEIKNFEAVVHMLGIQLVELDRQSLNFLDKFDRLNLLYDSCFKLVQQERDLAAKHAQKQHDQLHDKFLCIKSENNALELVNQELNNKVTELQKVQESVMIQLSEECQMARERIQKLESEAKTLVSKKIETEMLVSKLEVQIDTLSESSRSSENQMQDLLLKISELETENKDNIEKLQAQLQKKVEEIDTLQKKSEKYEQRVNLLEKQVDELHDILEEKEQLILQYNEKEKELEEKITKNQALSTVAEGKLAEAKKQYDLMLESKQLELSRHLKELSQKNDQAINDIRKKYEVEKLETITLEKEKAEKVIGEVEAKCDQKLTECKEESRQYLIRVQEEHAALVSRLQQEYDRKERNLKADHSEELKRAHLQADNELKEKMTSMRNEHEVQMRAQRCQHEDELRKLQDELDLQKSREERQRALLQLQWKVMGDKPQEDQEVNSKKDYSISSIHMRNSAGAKTSQRALIRPENKEKDSPFNTATQTPVSQLLKKVDNRNTGSALNIPKHHKKVTHREYEVETSNGRTVTTRRRTRSTVMFEDPRQHKKRNTPKAGTPRSVVKGVKEGVPPHHPSNIGDLFSEGSLNPYADDPYAFD